One Etheostoma spectabile isolate EspeVRDwgs_2016 chromosome 12, UIUC_Espe_1.0, whole genome shotgun sequence genomic window carries:
- the LOC116699117 gene encoding BTB/POZ domain-containing protein KCTD1 isoform X3 — MFQDHRSSMSRPMITRSPVSPLSNQGIPTPAQLTKSNAPVHIDVGGHMYTSSLATLTKFPESRIGRLFDGTEPIVLDSLKQHYFIDRDGHMFRYILNFLRTSKLLIPEDFKDYSLLYEEARYFQLQPMLSELERWRQDQELARVSRPCECLVVRVAPDLGERIALSGDKALIEDVFPEIGDVMCNSVNAGWNHDSTHVIRFPLNGYCHLNSVQVLERLQQRGFEIAGSCGGGVDSSQFSEYVLRRELRRTSQRGSNSNRIKQEQLD, encoded by the exons ATGTTTCAG GATCATCGCTCCAGCATGTCCAGGCCCATGATCACACGGTCACCGGTGTCTCCCTTGAGCAACCAGGGCATCCCAACACCTGCACAGCTCACCAAGTCCAACGCTCCTGTGCACATTGATGTGGGAGGACACATGTACACCAGCAGTCTGGCCACCTTAACAAAATTCCCAGAATCCCG AATTGGTCGTCTCTTTGATGGCACAGAGCCTATAGTCCTGGACAGCCTGAAGCAGCACTACTTCATTGACAGGGATGGACACATGTTCCGCTACATCCTAAACTTCCTCAGGACGTCCAAGCTTCTCATCCCAGAAGACTTCAAA GACTACAGTCTGCTGTATGAGGAGGCACGGTACTTCCAGCTGCAGCCAATGCTGTCTGAGCTGGAGCGCTGGCGTCAGGACCAGGAGCTAGCCCGGGTGTCACGCCCCTGCGAGTGCTTGGTGGTGCGCGTTGCACCTGACCTGGGCGAGAGGATCGCGCTCAGCGGTGACAAGGCCCTGATTGAAGACGTGTTTCCGGAAATCGGTGATGTCATGTGCAACTCTGTCAATGCCGGTTGGAACCATGACTCCACGCACGTCATCCGCTTCCCACTTAATGGATACTGCCACCTCAACTCTGTCCAG GTTCTAGAGCGCCTGCAACAACGTGGCTTTGAGATCGCCGGCTCCTGTGGTGGAGGTGTGGACTCATCCCAATTCAGCGAGTACGTCCTGAGGAGGGAACTGAGGAGGACAAGTCAGCGAGGATCCAATTCAAACAGGATAAAGCAAGAGCAGCTGGACTAG
- the LOC116699117 gene encoding BTB/POZ domain-containing protein KCTD1 isoform X1, translated as MDETDIMDLTHQKARKRPRPISSVDESVHASLKRLPMRAAECREPSLMFAVRGEPVPAASLKQNDHSLTSSPNTVMPAQDHRSSMSRPMITRSPVSPLSNQGIPTPAQLTKSNAPVHIDVGGHMYTSSLATLTKFPESRIGRLFDGTEPIVLDSLKQHYFIDRDGHMFRYILNFLRTSKLLIPEDFKDYSLLYEEARYFQLQPMLSELERWRQDQELARVSRPCECLVVRVAPDLGERIALSGDKALIEDVFPEIGDVMCNSVNAGWNHDSTHVIRFPLNGYCHLNSVQVLERLQQRGFEIAGSCGGGVDSSQFSEYVLRRELRRTSQRGSNSNRIKQEQLD; from the exons ATGGACGAAACGGACATCATGGACTTAACGCACCAGAAAGCGAGAAAGCGACCGCGTCCAATCAGTTCTGTGGATGAGTCCGTGCACGCTTCCCTCAAACGGCTCCCGATGCGAGCGGCGGAGTGCAGGGAGCCCTCGCTGATGTTCGCAGTCAGAGGGGAGCCGGTCCCCGCAGCGTCTCTCAAGCAAAATGACCATTCGCTGACATCCTCTCCAAACACAGTGATGCCGGCGCAG GATCATCGCTCCAGCATGTCCAGGCCCATGATCACACGGTCACCGGTGTCTCCCTTGAGCAACCAGGGCATCCCAACACCTGCACAGCTCACCAAGTCCAACGCTCCTGTGCACATTGATGTGGGAGGACACATGTACACCAGCAGTCTGGCCACCTTAACAAAATTCCCAGAATCCCG AATTGGTCGTCTCTTTGATGGCACAGAGCCTATAGTCCTGGACAGCCTGAAGCAGCACTACTTCATTGACAGGGATGGACACATGTTCCGCTACATCCTAAACTTCCTCAGGACGTCCAAGCTTCTCATCCCAGAAGACTTCAAA GACTACAGTCTGCTGTATGAGGAGGCACGGTACTTCCAGCTGCAGCCAATGCTGTCTGAGCTGGAGCGCTGGCGTCAGGACCAGGAGCTAGCCCGGGTGTCACGCCCCTGCGAGTGCTTGGTGGTGCGCGTTGCACCTGACCTGGGCGAGAGGATCGCGCTCAGCGGTGACAAGGCCCTGATTGAAGACGTGTTTCCGGAAATCGGTGATGTCATGTGCAACTCTGTCAATGCCGGTTGGAACCATGACTCCACGCACGTCATCCGCTTCCCACTTAATGGATACTGCCACCTCAACTCTGTCCAG GTTCTAGAGCGCCTGCAACAACGTGGCTTTGAGATCGCCGGCTCCTGTGGTGGAGGTGTGGACTCATCCCAATTCAGCGAGTACGTCCTGAGGAGGGAACTGAGGAGGACAAGTCAGCGAGGATCCAATTCAAACAGGATAAAGCAAGAGCAGCTGGACTAG
- the LOC116699117 gene encoding BTB/POZ domain-containing protein KCTD1 isoform X2 produces MAAACAYQRVHKRHANQTRITHRIGGLHSKDHRSSMSRPMITRSPVSPLSNQGIPTPAQLTKSNAPVHIDVGGHMYTSSLATLTKFPESRIGRLFDGTEPIVLDSLKQHYFIDRDGHMFRYILNFLRTSKLLIPEDFKDYSLLYEEARYFQLQPMLSELERWRQDQELARVSRPCECLVVRVAPDLGERIALSGDKALIEDVFPEIGDVMCNSVNAGWNHDSTHVIRFPLNGYCHLNSVQVLERLQQRGFEIAGSCGGGVDSSQFSEYVLRRELRRTSQRGSNSNRIKQEQLD; encoded by the exons ATGGCTGCTGCCTGCGCTTATCAGCGCGTGCACAAGCGGCATGCAAATCAGACCAGGATCACACACCGCATTGGAGGCCTACACTCAAAG GATCATCGCTCCAGCATGTCCAGGCCCATGATCACACGGTCACCGGTGTCTCCCTTGAGCAACCAGGGCATCCCAACACCTGCACAGCTCACCAAGTCCAACGCTCCTGTGCACATTGATGTGGGAGGACACATGTACACCAGCAGTCTGGCCACCTTAACAAAATTCCCAGAATCCCG AATTGGTCGTCTCTTTGATGGCACAGAGCCTATAGTCCTGGACAGCCTGAAGCAGCACTACTTCATTGACAGGGATGGACACATGTTCCGCTACATCCTAAACTTCCTCAGGACGTCCAAGCTTCTCATCCCAGAAGACTTCAAA GACTACAGTCTGCTGTATGAGGAGGCACGGTACTTCCAGCTGCAGCCAATGCTGTCTGAGCTGGAGCGCTGGCGTCAGGACCAGGAGCTAGCCCGGGTGTCACGCCCCTGCGAGTGCTTGGTGGTGCGCGTTGCACCTGACCTGGGCGAGAGGATCGCGCTCAGCGGTGACAAGGCCCTGATTGAAGACGTGTTTCCGGAAATCGGTGATGTCATGTGCAACTCTGTCAATGCCGGTTGGAACCATGACTCCACGCACGTCATCCGCTTCCCACTTAATGGATACTGCCACCTCAACTCTGTCCAG GTTCTAGAGCGCCTGCAACAACGTGGCTTTGAGATCGCCGGCTCCTGTGGTGGAGGTGTGGACTCATCCCAATTCAGCGAGTACGTCCTGAGGAGGGAACTGAGGAGGACAAGTCAGCGAGGATCCAATTCAAACAGGATAAAGCAAGAGCAGCTGGACTAG